The following proteins are encoded in a genomic region of Planktothrix serta PCC 8927:
- a CDS encoding class I SAM-dependent methyltransferase, whose amino-acid sequence MGLQLNTVIPWGRSLGEYIRMFDLTPDDLKLSILDCAGGPASFNIEMTQQGYSIISCDPIYQFSANEIFQRIQDTYTTVVDGVKASSQDYVWDNIPSPEQLGEIRMAAMEQFLSDFTIGKQQGRYLTAELPQLPFNSHQFDLALCSHFLFTFSDHFSEAFHLQAILELCRVAQQVRIFPLLKVSGEPSPFLQPIIQELETRGYRTKLKTVNYQFQKNGNQMLKIHKYP is encoded by the coding sequence ATGGGACTTCAACTTAATACAGTTATTCCTTGGGGACGCAGTTTAGGCGAATATATCAGGATGTTTGATTTAACACCTGATGATTTGAAACTCTCGATTTTAGATTGTGCTGGGGGCCCTGCTAGTTTTAATATTGAAATGACACAACAAGGCTATTCTATTATTTCTTGCGACCCCATTTATCAATTTTCGGCTAATGAAATTTTCCAACGCATTCAAGACACTTATACAACCGTTGTAGATGGAGTAAAAGCCAGTTCTCAGGATTATGTTTGGGATAATATTCCCTCTCCTGAACAGTTAGGGGAAATTAGAATGGCGGCGATGGAACAATTTTTATCCGATTTTACAATAGGAAAACAACAGGGACGTTATCTCACCGCAGAATTACCCCAACTTCCCTTTAATTCCCATCAATTTGATTTAGCATTATGTAGTCATTTTTTATTTACTTTTTCAGATCATTTCTCAGAAGCGTTTCACCTACAAGCAATTTTAGAATTATGTCGCGTTGCTCAACAAGTTAGAATTTTTCCCTTATTAAAAGTATCAGGAGAACCCTCTCCTTTCCTACAACCGATAATTCAGGAATTAGAAACTAGAGGCTATAGGACTAAGCTCAAAACCGTTAATTATCAATTCCAAAAAAACGGAAATCAGATGTTAAAAATCCACAAATACCCGTAG
- a CDS encoding pentapeptide repeat-containing protein — translation MTAEELLMAYAAGKRDFRDTDLFRADFNNADLSGASLFRCNLFRANFFRANLIGVSLYNVNLIGANLYCANLSGANLSGADLTRADLTGADLSGADLSGADLSGATLSLANLSYADLSRATLLKADFVEANLSHSNLKGVNLKDVNLTDAMVENANFTDAINLALDLVSTLKQQGAILWESPQNLTAINH, via the coding sequence ATGACGGCTGAAGAACTGTTGATGGCTTATGCGGCGGGAAAGCGGGATTTTCGAGATACAGACCTATTTCGGGCTGATTTTAATAATGCTGACCTGAGTGGGGCGAGTTTGTTTCGCTGTAACCTGTTTCGGGCTAACTTTTTTCGCGCTAATTTGATTGGGGTGAGTTTATACAATGTCAATCTGATTGGTGCTAACCTATATTGTGCCAATTTAAGTGGGGCTAACCTCAGTGGGGCTGACTTGACACGGGCTGATTTAACGGGGGCGGACTTGAGTGGGGCGGACTTGAGTGGGGCGGACTTGAGTGGGGCGACTTTATCCTTGGCCAATTTGAGTTATGCTGATTTGAGTCGAGCCACGTTATTAAAAGCGGATTTCGTGGAAGCTAATTTGAGTCATAGCAATCTCAAAGGGGTGAATTTAAAAGATGTTAACCTCACGGATGCTATGGTTGAAAATGCTAATTTTACAGATGCCATTAATCTGGCTTTGGATTTAGTTAGTACCCTGAAACAGCAAGGGGCAATTTTATGGGAATCTCCCCAGAATCTCACCGCTATTAACCATTAA
- a CDS encoding HU family DNA-binding protein → MNKEQLVQATAIKAGVTKKQADLIISAICDSIMEAVADGKKVTLVGFGSFEARERKAREGRNPSTGAPMTIPARTVPVFSAGKAFKEMVSGVSDEVA, encoded by the coding sequence ATGAATAAAGAACAACTCGTTCAAGCCACCGCTATTAAAGCGGGTGTCACTAAAAAGCAAGCTGATTTAATCATTTCAGCCATTTGTGATTCCATTATGGAAGCCGTAGCCGATGGGAAAAAAGTGACTCTGGTGGGTTTTGGGTCATTTGAAGCTAGAGAACGGAAAGCGCGTGAAGGTCGTAACCCCAGCACTGGCGCACCGATGACCATTCCGGCGAGAACGGTTCCTGTATTCTCTGCGGGTAAAGCCTTCAAAGAGATGGTTTCAGGCGTTTCTGACGAAGTGGCTTAA
- a CDS encoding translation initiation factor produces the protein MATSKRHDQNPNPTERNRVVYSEFGESTNSAALERSPSSVPELPPNQHNLKVQATRSGRKGKTVTVISGFQTKPETLEGLVKQLKTQCGAGGTVKDNTIEIQGEHRQKLLEILIKLGYKAKISGG, from the coding sequence ATGGCGACATCAAAACGTCACGATCAAAATCCTAATCCTACAGAAAGAAACCGGGTGGTTTATTCGGAATTTGGAGAATCAACAAACTCGGCGGCTTTAGAACGTTCTCCAAGTTCGGTTCCTGAACTTCCCCCGAATCAACACAATTTGAAAGTTCAAGCGACTCGTTCAGGACGCAAGGGTAAAACGGTGACGGTAATTAGTGGATTTCAAACTAAACCGGAAACTTTGGAAGGGTTAGTTAAACAGTTGAAAACTCAATGCGGGGCGGGAGGAACGGTGAAAGATAATACCATTGAAATTCAAGGAGAACACCGTCAAAAATTGCTAGAAATTCTGATAAAATTAGGCTATAAAGCTAAAATTAGTGGAGGGTAA